One window of the Acidimicrobiia bacterium genome contains the following:
- a CDS encoding nucleoside-diphosphate kinase, producing the protein MSDTEQTLVLCKPDAVRRRLVGEIVRRIEAKGLTLRALELRRLDEATAKRHYAEHEGKPFFGDLVSFITGGPLVAMVVEGPEAWKVVRTLMGTTNPREAAPGTIRGD; encoded by the coding sequence ATGAGCGACACCGAACAGACACTCGTTCTCTGCAAGCCCGACGCGGTGCGTCGCCGTCTCGTCGGCGAGATCGTGCGCCGCATCGAGGCGAAGGGTCTCACGCTGCGCGCGCTCGAGCTGCGCCGGCTCGACGAAGCGACCGCGAAGCGGCACTACGCCGAACATGAGGGCAAGCCGTTCTTCGGCGACCTCGTGTCGTTCATCACCGGTGGTCCGCTGGTCGCGATGGTGGTCGAAGGACCCGAGGCGTGGAAGGTCGTGCGCACGCTGATGGGCACGACGAACCCCCGCGAGGCCGCGCCGGGCACGATTCGCGGCGAT